GATTATACAGCACATAGATACGCAGCGAGGAAATGTCGGCGGTGTCGGCAAAACAGCGGTCCTTACTTGATCGGATAGTTAGTCCGCCGCGACAATCTGAGGTCGACCGGATACACACCGATACGCGGGACGCTTGCCAACGAGATGCACACCCCCCAGCCAACGATCCAGCGCCTGGAATCGGGTTCGATCGGCGCCACCCACCAGAACCTGACGTCCCGCTGCCGTCAATTCGACCTGACGATGCCACAGACTGACGGTCTCACCGGCGGGTGCCGATGCGACTTCCCGCGACCACACGATGAGCGGTTCGGGCGCGCGTAGCCACTCGACGTAGACGAGGAAGATCGCGTCACCGACAAACGGCGCCTCTTCCATCTCCTGCTGCGACTTTCGAAACAGCGCTCCCAGTTCCATGGGGCCATCGGCGAGCGCCTGAAGAATCTGACGCTCAGAGCGAGACAGCCCATCACGGGTCGAAGGAAACTGTTGAAGATGGCGACCCAGCGCGGCACCCAGGAACGGTAGCCCCGCCCCATCCCCGTCGACAAAGCGCTGAAGTTCCGTGGGGTCCGAACCGCAGAACTGACGCCACGCATCGGCCGCCAGCGTCAGCGTCTCCGGCTCGATGGGCACTCTTTGATCCGCGAGACTGGCCAGCTGGTCGGGTTCGAGTTGCCCCAAACCGTGAAACGGCGTCACACCCGGGAACCGGTCGATACAGATCATCGACAACGCGCCCACCGCTCCCGCACGACGGGAGAACCAGTTCAGGATCTGCAAGATCTGGAGCTGGTCGTAGAGGTCGTGCTCGAACCAGAGCCACACCTCGTCGCGCTCGCGGTAGGTGGCGAGTTCTCGATCACGGGCGCGGAAGACCTCCAGTAGCTCGACGTAGGACTCGTCCACCAGATCTTCCAGAAACCGCGCGCGCGAGCGACTCTGCTCTTCGAGAGACAGACCCGACACGACGCGACCCTCGTGCAGGACGTCACGCCATGGGACGATCGTGCCCTCGATGCCTCCGGCGCGGATTCCTCCGACGACCGAGTCGCCGTTGGTGACATGAAGGATTCGACTCACGACGTCCCGTCCTCCGTCACCGACGACAGGCGGTCGGCAAACTGCGCCATATCTGCGAAGACTTCGGCGCCGGCTTCCAGAAGATCGTTCCGAGAGACCCCAGCGGTGTAACCGAACACACGCATCCCGGCAGCACGCGCGGCAGCCACACCCGGGGCGCTGTCCTCGATGACCCAGCAGTCCTCCGGCTCGTACCCCATGGACGTAGCCGCGTGGAGAAACAGATCGGGAGCCGGCTTCCCGTTGGACACGTCGCTGCTGCTGAACACACGACCGTGAAAACGATCGAGAAGTCCCGTCAAGCTCAGCGTGAACGCGATCTTCTCGTGCTCTCCGCTGGAGGCGACGCAACTTGCCCAGCCTCGACTCGTGACGACGTCGATCAACCTTCGCACTCCCGGTACCTCTTGCAGATCCTCGCGAAACGCCGCGAACGTCTCCTGCTGGACCTGCTCGACCCAGTCTACCGGCAAGCGCCGTCCCAACTCACTCTCGATTTCCACGACACACGACGCCATCGAGCGGCCCGTGAATCGATGACAGACTTCGGAGTATTCCCAGCGTAGCCCTGCTGCCTGCAGGTGGTGGGTCATGACCCGGTTCGCGACGCGTTCCGAATCGACGAGCACACCATCGCAATCGAAGATCACCAACCGTCGACTCACGGTGCCAGATCACTCGCGTGCGCTGCAAACTGAAAGTCCAGCTCCGTGAGGCCGCCAACATCGTGGGTATGGAGTCGGATCGTCACCCGGTTATAGACGTTGCTCCAATCGGGATGATGGTCGAGTTTCTCTGCGACCAGGGCCATCGCGGTCATGAATGAGAACGCGGCGACGAAGTCCTTGAAGGTGAACTGGCGAACCAACTGCCCGCCTTCAACGTTCCAACCCTCTAGCTCTGAGAGTCTCTCGGCAACGTCTCCGTCGGGTATTCTGGCGGGTCGAGTCATTTTTCCCCCGTTTCTCGATTGATCGGACCGGAACCTAACCCCATCGGGCAGTATAGTTTAGCCATGGAACTTCCCGATCGACTTCCGGATCGGTATCGGCCCGTTCGTCTACTGGGCGAAGGTGGGGCGGGGCGCGTCTGGCTGGTCGAAGACGGGCTTCGCGACGGACAGAAGATCGCGCTCAAGGAGCTGATCTCCGCGACCCCGGCGAGGATCGAGAGCCTGCGTCGCGAGTTCGTGATCTTGCGCAGGCTGCACCACCCGAACCTGGTCGCAACCTATGACCTCGAGTTTGACACCGGCAGTCGACACCCCCTGCTGGGCATGGAATGGATCGAAGGCATGGGTGTCGTCGAAGCGATCAAGACGCGACCGGCCGATTTGCCGCTGCTCGGAGCGGAGGCCCTGCGTGCACTGGCATTCCTTCACGATATCGGAATCGTGCATCGGGACCTGAAACCCGGCAACCTGATGGTTCGGTCCACGCCGCGCCTCGGTGCGCGACTCGTGTTACTGGACTTCGGATTGGCGCTCCATCGTCAAGACGACCTCGACCCGAGGAGTCGGACCGCAGGAACCCTCCCGTATCTCGCACCCGAGCTCTTCGATGGCGGTTCCCCCGGGCCTCGCTCCGACCTCTACGCGCTAGGTGCCGTACTCTTCGAGGGGATCCATGGTCATCCCCCGTTCCGACTCGGCAAGGACATCGCCGGCTTCATAGACGCCGTTCGAGCGGGACGTCGCTCGCGCCCCACACCCCCTGAGGGCTATCCGACAGCCATCGGCGAGTGGCTGGAGCAGATGCTTGATCCCGACCCCACCCGCCGACCGGGCTCTGCGTACGAGGCGCTCGCGGGTTTGAACGCCGCATGCGGGACGGACCTACCCCACGAGATCGTCTCTACCAGAGCGGCCCGACTGAACTCCGGAACACCGGCCGGCCGCGAACGAGAAGCACAGGAACTCTGGGATACGGTGTCCGGTGCCACGGCGAGTAGCGTGACCTGGGTCTGTGGATCGCCCGGAAGCGGGAGACAACGGATGCTGGCCTGGCTGTCGGCGGAAGCCGTCTCTCGCGGCTGGGACATCGTGCATCCCCCGGCGGGACGCCTGTCACCGGACGCGGAAGATACTCCGGCCTCGGTCGTCGATGAGTTGCTCGATCGATTGCGGAATCGCGCCGCTCGGAACCCCGCGGTACTCGTACTGGAACACGTTGACCGCGCGGGCCAGGGCGTCCAGAGACTCCTCGAGCGCGTGGCATTCGAGGCGCACGCAGCTCCGCTACGGGTCGTCGCGGCGCTCCGACCGGACTCCATCGTGGCTCCCGGTGTTCAGAGACTCCTCGCCCGGACCCAGGTTCTGGAGACGATGCACCGTATCGACCTCGGCCCGTTGGACGAGGAGGCCCTTCGAACGATGATCGCTCGAGTCAGTGGCCGCACGCGTGTCTCGGCGTCCCATCTGCGCTGGCTCACGGAAGCATCGAACGGCGATCCGCTCCTGGCGGAGACCCTGCTCGTCGACGGCGCGTGGCAGCCACGACGATCTTCGCCCGATGCGGCGACGGTGGACACCGCGGTATCCGGAAGAGTCGACGCCCTCAAGCCCCGGGCGCGAAGGACCCTCGCCGCGCTGGCCCTGGCGGAGGATTCGCTGGCCGTCGTCGATCTCACACGCATCCTCGAGCGCACCCGAGAATCGTTGCGCCTCGATCTACAGGAACTCGTCACGCTGGGTTGGGTATGGGAGCGGGAGGACCGGTTTGCGATCGCATGGAGGCCGCTGGCCGCCGCGGCACGCGAATCGACCGGCATCACGGAATACGAATCACTCGTTCGACGCATCCTGGATACGCTGTCTCCCCGGGCGGGCATCGACGTCTCACGCATGACGATGGCTCGCCTGTGGACGATCCTCGACGAACGCGAGCGCGCCATCGACGCAGCGCTCCTGGCCGCGAGGAGCGCCAGCGACGCCAACGACCCCGTGCTGGCGGCTCAGCGCATGGGTTACGTTCTCCGCACGCTTCGGCGCAACGACGATCGTCGAATCGAATTTCGCGACCGACAGGCGAACCTCCTCCACGAGGCGGGTCTCTATCGAGCGGCGGCTCGAGCGTACGCGTCCGTGGTGCGCTGGGGTTCGACTCCCGCGACTCGTGCGCAAGCCTCCGCTCGCCGGGCGATGGCCATCGTCCTCGCGGGGAACTTCGACCTTGGAAGGACGTTCGCCCTGGATGCTCTCGAACTTGCCGCCACCGTCGACGACCCGCCATCTCGAGCCCTGGCCAACGAAGCGATCGGTATGGCCCTCGCTCGGCAGGGGCGCGGACGAGATGCACTTCCGTACCTCGACGCCGCACGTTCCGGATTTGAATCCGCCGCCGACAACCTGGCCCTGGCCCACGTCCATCAGTCCATCGGCATGTGTATGGCCAACGAGGGGCTGCCCGACGCCGGAGACCACTTTCGTCAGGCAATTTCACTTGCCGAGGCCGACGGGAATCCGGCGAATCTTCCGTGCCTGATCGGTCTTGGCGTCCTGGAACAGCGAGCCGGCCGCTACGTGAGCGCAAGGACTCTCCTCGA
This genomic interval from Acidobacteriota bacterium contains the following:
- a CDS encoding DUF1835 domain-containing protein, with translation MSRILHVTNGDSVVGGIRAGGIEGTIVPWRDVLHEGRVVSGLSLEEQSRSRARFLEDLVDESYVELLEVFRARDRELATYRERDEVWLWFEHDLYDQLQILQILNWFSRRAGAVGALSMICIDRFPGVTPFHGLGQLEPDQLASLADQRVPIEPETLTLAADAWRQFCGSDPTELQRFVDGDGAGLPFLGAALGRHLQQFPSTRDGLSRSERQILQALADGPMELGALFRKSQQEMEEAPFVGDAIFLVYVEWLRAPEPLIVWSREVASAPAGETVSLWHRQVELTAAGRQVLVGGADRTRFQALDRWLGGVHLVGKRPAYRCVSGRPQIVAAD
- a CDS encoding HAD-IA family hydrolase; translated protein: MSRRLVIFDCDGVLVDSERVANRVMTHHLQAAGLRWEYSEVCHRFTGRSMASCVVEIESELGRRLPVDWVEQVQQETFAAFREDLQEVPGVRRLIDVVTSRGWASCVASSGEHEKIAFTLSLTGLLDRFHGRVFSSSDVSNGKPAPDLFLHAATSMGYEPEDCWVIEDSAPGVAAARAAGMRVFGYTAGVSRNDLLEAGAEVFADMAQFADRLSSVTEDGTS
- a CDS encoding sigma 54-interacting transcriptional regulator; this encodes MELPDRLPDRYRPVRLLGEGGAGRVWLVEDGLRDGQKIALKELISATPARIESLRREFVILRRLHHPNLVATYDLEFDTGSRHPLLGMEWIEGMGVVEAIKTRPADLPLLGAEALRALAFLHDIGIVHRDLKPGNLMVRSTPRLGARLVLLDFGLALHRQDDLDPRSRTAGTLPYLAPELFDGGSPGPRSDLYALGAVLFEGIHGHPPFRLGKDIAGFIDAVRAGRRSRPTPPEGYPTAIGEWLEQMLDPDPTRRPGSAYEALAGLNAACGTDLPHEIVSTRAARLNSGTPAGREREAQELWDTVSGATASSVTWVCGSPGSGRQRMLAWLSAEAVSRGWDIVHPPAGRLSPDAEDTPASVVDELLDRLRNRAARNPAVLVLEHVDRAGQGVQRLLERVAFEAHAAPLRVVAALRPDSIVAPGVQRLLARTQVLETMHRIDLGPLDEEALRTMIARVSGRTRVSASHLRWLTEASNGDPLLAETLLVDGAWQPRRSSPDAATVDTAVSGRVDALKPRARRTLAALALAEDSLAVVDLTRILERTRESLRLDLQELVTLGWVWEREDRFAIAWRPLAAAARESTGITEYESLVRRILDTLSPRAGIDVSRMTMARLWTILDERERAIDAALLAARSASDANDPVLAAQRMGYVLRTLRRNDDRRIEFRDRQANLLHEAGLYRAAARAYASVVRWGSTPATRAQASARRAMAIVLAGNFDLGRTFALDALELAATVDDPPSRALANEAIGMALARQGRGRDALPYLDAARSGFESAADNLALAHVHQSIGMCMANEGLPDAGDHFRQAISLAEADGNPANLPCLIGLGVLEQRAGRYVSARTLLERARLAAGKNRRLLLEGVARGTLAQLSVYTGHLAEAISLAAETDDLGRHLGDRRLQLVAATARAQALVRCGRTYEASTLLEKRLSAPNLQIDPVMIEAARLARIEAELAANRPEYERLATAISESIARAESLGDPDTLLWARTLEIELRVATDAEGSLERLLHGYESLAAREGSWRQPWFDLRVALARASRGVRRGRAVQSRELLERVIARADELDLPVVRAEAWAVMTRVAQALEDETLARKALDHGRRALDLARERVADDGLSGGLSERTVFQPLREPPPIGDSPINRRLVALYEMIRALNSESDPDQLLETMLDMALEVVGADRGMILLRDQLSGEFAVRVLRNVDHDTIDDGRRFSRHIVAEAAKGKSVIALDAQNDQRFLEWPSVSLHSIQSLMCAPLRSRGHITGAVYLDSREGSRPFDMGSLRFLEAFANHAALALENARQFASLHVQNLDLRAAAEQRATFGSMVGQSSVMQQVFDLIRQVADSELPVLIQGESGTGKELVAQAIHYNGARGKQTFVSENCAAIPDSLLQSELFGHVRGAFTGAEHDRQGLFEQTHGGSLFLDEVGDMSTTMQAQLLRAIQEGEVRRVGSDTPIQVDVRLIAATHRDLAAEVEAGRFREDLMYRMQVLMIRLPALRDRHGDIPLLTAHFLARIARGRKRTMTEISTAVMERFENCRWPGNIRQLENVLQRLSLLAGDGSIDVDLIDGDASLGALLPGPAAVATRKPDPVVATSLSASERDRIREALAQSGGNRTQAARMLGISRATIYRKLREYEI
- a CDS encoding 4a-hydroxytetrahydrobiopterin dehydratase, with translation MTRPARIPDGDVAERLSELEGWNVEGGQLVRQFTFKDFVAAFSFMTAMALVAEKLDHHPDWSNVYNRVTIRLHTHDVGGLTELDFQFAAHASDLAP